In one window of Phoenix dactylifera cultivar Barhee BC4 unplaced genomic scaffold, palm_55x_up_171113_PBpolish2nd_filt_p 002224F, whole genome shotgun sequence DNA:
- the LOC120109461 gene encoding serine--glyoxylate aminotransferase-like, whose product MWCLHPGTGAWESALTNTLSPGDRIVSFLIGQFSLLWIDQQQRLKFDVDVIESEWGQGANLDILAMKLAADRAHTIKAICIVHNETATGVTNNLSAVRNLLG is encoded by the coding sequence ATGTGGTGCCTTCATCCAGGTACTGGAGCTTGGGAAAGTGCATTAACAAACACATTATCACCTGGTGACAGAATTGTGTCTTTTCTCATTGGGCAATTCAGTCTTCTCTGGATTGATCAACAACAACGCCTCAAATTTGATGTTGATGTCATAGAAAGTGAGTGGGGACAAGGCGCCAATCTTGATATACTGGCAATGAAGCTAGCAGCAGACAGGGCTCACACAATTAAGGCCATTTGTATTGTCCACAACGAGACAGCAACTGGAGTAACCAATAATTTGTCAGCTGTAAGGAACCTTCTAG